A segment of the Homoserinimonas aerilata genome:
TCTCCTCAACCCGGGCGTGCTCGTCGCCCCGCGTCCGCTCGACGCCGACCTGCGCCGACCGCAGGCGCTGCCCTTGCCGAAGGTGCGCGGCTTCGCCCTCGACCACGACGGCGGCGACTTCACAAAAGCCGTGCACCGCTGCGTCGGAGTCGGCAAATGCCGGGCCGACAACACGGCATCCGGCGGCTTCATGTGCCCGTCATACCTCGCCACGGGTGACGAGAAGGACTCGACTCGCGGCCGCGCCCGCGTGCTGCAGGAGATGGCCAACGGAACCCTCGTCACCGGCGGATGGCAGTCACCCGAAGTGCAGGAATCGCTCGACCTGTGCCTCTCATGCAAAGCCTGCGCGAGCGACTGCCCGGCCGGCGTCGACATGGCCGCCTACAAGTCGGAGGCGCTGTTCAGACGCTACGAGGGGCGGATGCGACCGGTCACCCACTACGTGCTCGGCTGGCTGCCGCGGTGGGCGCGCCTTGCGTCGCCGTTCGCCCGCATCCTGAACCCGCTGCTGCAGTGGCGGCCCCTGCAGCGGCTCGTGCTGTGGGCCGGAGGAATGGATGCGCGCCGCAGCGTGCCGCGCTTCGCGGACGTGTCGTTCAGCAGGAGCCGCCGCACCCCACGCGGGTTGAGGGATCGCGCTCTGGCGCGATCGTCTCGAAACCAGCCCACCCAAAACTCGCGCGCCGGTCTCGAGACTGCCGCCCTAGAGGGCGGCACCTCGACCAGCGGGTTGCCCACTACTCGCGGGTTGAGGGATCGCGCTCTGGCGCGATCGTCTCGAAACCCAGCCCCCCGCGTGCTCGTCTGGGCCGACTCGTTCAGCGACAACTTCTCGCCGTCGATCGCGCACGCATCCGTCGCCGTTCTCGAGGCGGCAGGCTACGAGGTTGTCACCCCGAAGCCGGTCTGCTGCGGGCTCACCTGGATCACGACCGGCCAGCTGACGGCCGCCCGCGCGAAGCTCTCCGCGCTGCTCGACGAGTTCACGCCGTATGTCGACGCGGGCGTGCCGATCCTCGGGCTCGAACCGTCGTGCACGGCCGTGCTGCGCTCCGATCTGCTGGAGCTGCTGCCCGACGACCCGCGCTCCGCCCGAGTCGCCGCGGCAACCCACACGCTCGCCGAACTGCTCGCCGCGCCCGAACCGATTGGCCCCGGCGCGCGCTGGTCGCCGCCGCGCCTCGACGGAACCGATGTACTCGTGCAGCCGCACTGCCACCAGCACGCCGTCATGGGTTTCGACGCTGACACCCGCCTGCTGGAGGGGCTCGGAGCATCCGTCACCGCGCTCGCCGGATGCTGTGGGCTGGCCGGCAACTTCGGCATGGAGAAGGGGCACTACGAGGTGTCGGTCGCCGTCGCGGAGAACGCGTTGCTGCCGGCGCTGCGCACGCGGGCGAGTGAGACGGTGTTCCTTGCGGACGGGTTCTCGTGCCGCACGCAGGCCGACCAGTTGGGCGCGACCCGCGGCATCCACCTGGCGGAGCTCCTCGCGGAGGCGCTGTAGCCCGTCGGCACCACCTCGACCAGCGAGTCGGCCGGAGCAGCCGTTTGCCGTACTTGAGCCGGATGGAGGCGGGGCGCAACGCGAAAGGGCCGCCCCGAACGGGACGGCCCTTGTGCGAAGCGAACGCTAGTCGCGGAAGATGGCGAGGAGGCGCAGGATCTCGACGTACAGCCACACGACGGTGACCATGATGCCGAACGCGGCCTGCCATCCGAACACGCGCGGGGCGCCGCGCTCGACGCCGGTCTTCACATTCTCGAAGTCCATGACGAGCGAGTATGCGGCGAGCAGCACGATGAGGATGCCGAGGCCGATGCTCACGATCGGGTTCGCGTCGCGCAGGCCGAACATGCTTTCGGTGGCGCCGAATGCGACGAGGCCGAAGTTGACGAGCGAGAACATGGCGTAGCCGACCATGCCGACGAGGAAGATCTTCGTCATCTTGGGGGTGGCGCGCACCTTGCCGCTGAGGAACAGGGCGAGCGTCACGCCGACGACGCCGAGCGTTCCGAACACGGCCTGCGGCACGATGTCGTAGCCGAAGCCGCTACCGAAAACGTAGGAGATTCCACCGACGAAGAGGCCTTCTGCGGCCGCGTAGGCGAGGATCAGCCCGCGCGACGGCTGCTTCTTGAAGATGTTGACGAGCGCGAGCACGAGGCCGGCGATGGCACCCGGGATCATCAGGATCGGAACCATCCAGCCGACGACGGCCGTGGCGACGAGCACCGCGAAGGCGATGAGCGTCTTCACGATGGTGTCCTCGTAGCTCATGCGACCCGTGTCGGTGGGCGTGGCCGACGGGCGGCCGTACATGGCGTCGAGCTCTTCACTCGAGACGGGCTTCGTGTAGCTGGCGGCCTTGGCGCCGGAGGCGAAGGCGGGGGAGTTGCTGAATGCGGGGTTGGCCATGATGGTCTTCTCCTGGGTCGGCCGGCTGCGTTGGTGGGAGTGCCGGTCTGTGGGTGCAACCTTCAGGCTATCGAATCTGTTCCTGCGGGAAGCTGCGAATATGCCTGCGAACGGATGCGCATCCGCCGTCGGTCAGCGGCCGGGCCCGAACAGTTCGATGCCCATGTAGACGATGAGGGCGACGCCGGCGATGCCCAGCACGACGCCGATGAGCAGCGGTACGTCGAGTTTCGTCTTCTGCCGTTCCGTCTTCTGCGCGGTCCTGCGGCTCGCGGGGGCGGCGGGCGTTTCGGATGCGTCGCCAGCAGTGTCGGATGCGGTCTGCGCCGGTTCCGGGCGGATGGCCGCGGGCACCGTCTCGCCCTGAATGGCCTCCCGTATCTCGGCGACGCTCGTGGGGGCATCCGCAAGCGGGGCATCCGCAACTGGCGCATCAGCAACTGGCGCATCCGCGACCGGCACCTCGAGGAGGGGCGCGGGCGCATCCGTGATGGGGGCGGCGGGCTCTGCGGCGCTCAGGTCTGCGCCGCAGTGAATGCAGAATTTCCATTCGGGCGAGAGCTGCCGGGCACAGCTGGGGCAGGTGGGCATTCTGGCAGGCTAGCAACGATTGGCGGCGCGCGGGAATGGCCGTAGCGTTGCACTGTGGATGACGAGAACGCGACGACCGGGCAGCCCATCGAGGAGCGCCCCCACGGTGAGGTGGCGCGCCATCCGGCCAGGCCGTCGCTCGGCCCAGCATCCCGCCCGCTGGTGATCGCGCATCGCGGTGCGAGCGGCTACCGCCCGGAGCACAGCCGTGCCGCCTACGAGCTGGCCTTCGCCATGGGTGCCGACGCGGTCGAGCCGGACATCGTGCCGACCCGCGACGGCGTGCTCGTGCTGCGCCACGAGAACGAGATCTCGGGCACGACGGATGTTGCCGAGCATCCGGAGTTCGCGTCCCGCAGGGCCACCAAGACGATCGACGGCATCGCGCTCACCGGCTGGTTCACGGAGGACTTCACGTGGGCCGAGCTGAGCACGCTGCGGGTGCGCGAGCGGCTGCCGAAGCTGCGCGATGCGAGCACCACCTTCGACGGTGCGGACGGCATCCTGAGGCTCACCGATCTGCTGGCGATGCTGGATGCGGCCGGTCGGCCGGTCGGGTTGGTCGCCGAGATCAAGCACGCCGCCTACTTCGAGTCGATCGGGCTGCCGCTCGACGAGCTGTTCGCGGCCGAACTTCGGCAGGCCGGGTGGGCGAACGACGAGCGCCTCACCGTGGAAAGCTTCGAACTCGATGTGCTGCATCTGATCCGCGGCCGAGGCATCCGCGCATCGTATGTGTATCTCGTGGAGGCGAGCGGGGCGCCCGCCGACAGGGTCGCCCGCGATGGTGACGCCGCCCGCGCCTACGCCGACGATGTGACCCCGAACGGGCTGGCCGAGCTGGCGCTGCTCGTCGACGGCATCAGTGTCGACAAGCGGATGCTGCTGCGAGCGGATGCGGACGGCAACACCCTGGGGCTGGGCACGATCGTCGAGCGGGCGCACGCCCACGGGCTGACCGTGTTCTGCTGGACCCTGCGTGCGGAGAACCGCTTTCTGGGCAAGAACCTGCGCAGGCCGGGCGGCGCCGCCCGCTGGGGCAACTGGCTGGAGGAGTTCCAGCTGATCCTCTCCTCGGGCATCGACGGCGTCTTCGCCGACCAGCCCGACTTGGCGATCGAGGCGCGGGCGCGGCTCTGACCGCTGCTACACCGTCGTCGCGACACCCTCGCGGGCCTGCGCTGGTGTCCAGGGCGTGCCGTTGGCGGTGGTGAGTTCGCGGATCTGCGCGTCATCGAGCAACCGGTAGGGGCGCCCGTGAAGCAGGAGTGCGGTCTGTGCCGCCTCCTCGATCTCGCCGACGGCAGTCTGGGCTTGGGCAAGGGTGGGGAACGCGGCGATGGAGCCGTGGTTGGCGAGCAGCGCCCCGCGGAACTCGAGCGGGCTGCTGCGGATGGCGTCTGCCTGTCGCGGATCGCCCGGCGCGAAGTACGGGAACAGCGGCACCTGGCCGACCTTCATCAGCAGGTAGGGGGTCACCGGCATGATGGCGGTGTGCGCACTCCACGGTTCGAGGCAGGACAGTGCGGTGGCGCTCGCCGAGTGCACATGCACGACTGCGGTGTCGCGGGGGTCGCGCGCATACATCGCCAGATGCAGGGGAACCTCTTTGGAGGGGCGAGGGCCGTCGAGGTGGGTGCCATCGAGTGCGACAACGGAGAGTTCATCGGCGCGCAGCGAGCCGAGGCTCGAGTTGGTGGGGGTCATGAGGATGGTGTCGCCGTCGCGGATGCTCATATTGCCGGAACGACCGGGGCTCAGGCCGGCGTCGACCAATTCGCGGCCCGCCTCGATGAGGCGGTTTCTCTTGTCTGTCATGCGAGGTGCTCCCAGGCTGTGCTGAACATGTCTTCTGATCCGAAGTTGCCGGACTTGAGGGCGATGGAGATGGTCGGGCCCGCGTCGACTGTGGCGTTCGCCCAGACCACGCCGGGGGCGATCTCTGGGCCGATGAGCAACTCGGTGATGCCGAGTGCGGAGACGACGGAGCCTGACGTTTCGCCGCCGGCGACGATGAGTTGGCGTACGCCGGCGTCGACCCCGCGGCTTGCGATGCGGGCCAGTGCCGCCTCGATGAGTTCGGATGCCTCCTCCCGCGTCGTCGCCGTCGCCTCGAGGTCTGCCGCTGAGCCTGTCGCGTAGACGAGCACGGGGGCATCCGGCTGGGCAGCCCAGTGGTCTTCAGCCCAGTCGAGGATGCGGTCGATCTCTGCATCGAAGCGCTCGCCGAGCGCGTCGAGGTCGAGGTGGAGGGAGGGCATCCGATCGGATGCTGCGCTCACCTGGCCGCGCGTCGCCTCGGATGCGGACCCGCTGACGACGAGTCGTCGGCCGGGCGTGGGCGTGAGGGCGCCTGCCGCCTCACGCGGTTCTTTCGGCGTGAGCTGTGCGGCGAGTCCGGCGCCTCCCGTGAGCAGTACCTCGGCCGGGGTTGCGGCGGCGATCCTGGCGAGGTCGCTGTCGTCGATGGCGTCGAGGATGACGAGGCCTGGCGTTTCTGTGATGGCGGCGGTGAGCGCATCCTGTTCACCGCGCACGGTGGCAAGCCCGATGCGGCGCACCGGCCGACTCGTCTGCGGTGCGAGCACGCGTTCGAGGTTCGCATCGGTCATGGGGGTGAGCGGGTGGTTGCGCATGGAGCTGTCGCTGAGGAGTGCGTCGCCGACGAAGAGGTGGCCCTGGTAGACGGTCCTGCCGTTGGCGGGGAAGCTGGGGACCATGATGGCGGTGCTTGCGCCGGTACGGTCGAGGAGGGCATCCGTGACGGGGCCGATGTTGCCGGTCTCTGTGGAGTCGAAGGTGGAGCAGTACTTGAAGTAGAAGCGGTCTGCTCCCGCCGCGACGAGGGCGTCGTAGGCGGCGGTGCTGGCGTCGACGGCGTCGTCGACGGGTGTGGTGCGCGTCTTGAGGGCGACGACGACCGCGTCGACGCTGTCGGCCGACTCGACGGTGGCGTGTCCTATCGTGACGGCGGTGCGGTATCCGGCCTTCACGAGGGCGGCCCCGATGTCGGTTGCGCCCGTGAAGTCGTCGGCAATGCAGCCGAGAAGTTGCATGGTCTCTCCTAAGTCGATTCACACTAACATGTGACGATTTGTGATTCTGTTTGCAAGTCGTGTGAATTTATGGTTATTGTCTCTCAACCGAACACATAAGGAATCGCAGTGAATATAGAAGCCCTCCTGAAGGAGGCCGACGGTGCCCCGATCAGGATCGCCCTCACCGGTGCGAACGGCGCCTATGCGCGTACCCTGCTCGCGCAGCTGCTGCTCGTGCCCTCACTTCACCCCGCGATCCTGTGCGACCTCGACCTCGAAGGGCTGCGCGCCACACTCAGCGAGCTGGGTTACCCCGCCGAGCGCCTCGTCCTGGCGGCCGAAGCATCCGATGCCCCCTCCGATGCGATCATCCTCAGTGACGATGTGACCTCGATCGGCGAACTCGGTTTCGACATCCTCGTCGAGGCCACCGGAAACCCGGCCATCGGCTACCAAGCGGCGCTCTCGGCACTCGAATCGGGCCACCACGTCGCCATGGTGAGCAAAGAGGTCGACTCGATCGCCGGCAGCCACCTGCTGCGCGTGGCCGCCCGCAACGACGTCGTCTATACACTCGCGGGGGGAGACCAGCCGGCGAACCTCCTCGGCCTCATCAGCTGGGTGCGCACGCTCGGCCTCGACATCGTCGCCGTCGGCAAATCCAGCGAATACGACCTCGTGCTCGACCCAGACACGGGCCAGCTCAGCCAACTCGACGAGACGATCGACGGCTCCGGGATGCTCGACCACCTCGACCTCGGCACCAGCGTCACAGAGACCCTCGCGAAGAGGGCCGAAGTGGTCGAGGCATTGAACCGCCGCGCAACCGCCGACTACTGCGAGATGGCGGTCGTCGCCACCAACGGGGGCTTCTCGGCCGACGTCGAACGGCTGCACTACCCCGTCGCCCGCACTGCCGAACTTGCCGACATCTACTCGCTCCAAGAAGACGGAGGCATTCTCTCCGCGCCCGGACGGATCGACGTCTTCAGCGCGCTCCGCCTGCGCGGCGAGGCCAGCTTCGCCGGCGGCGTCTTCGTCGTCGTGCGCACCCACGACTCGGCCACCTGGCGCATCCTTGCCGAGAAAGGCCACGTCGTCAGCCGCAACGAGCGCTACGCCGCCATCTACCTGCCGTACCACTTCATGGGCATCGAAACCCCGCTGACGCTGCTCGCCATCGCGCGGCTCGGGCTCGCGACCGGTTACTCGCAGGCGCGCGGCGACACCCTTCTCGCCGGGCGCGCAGCTCGCGACCTTCCCACCGGAACAGTTCTCAGCATGGGCGGCCACCACCACGATGTCGCGGGTGTGAACCCCGTGCTCGTCGAGCGCGGAACAGTGCCGGTGGGCACAGCACCCCTCTACGTGCTCTCGTTCGCCACGACCGTGCGAGACATCCGAGCGGGCGAACTCATCGCCATCGACGATGTGAGCGGCTACGACCCCGTTCTGCTCGCCGCCTCCACAACATCCTGAACCACTTCACCGACCCCCAATCCATCTGCAAAGGAGCATTATGAGTTCATCAGCCACGGCCACCAAGCCTCGAGCCACAGGCAAGGCCACGAGCGTCCGCTGGAGCATCGTCGTCGTGCTGTTCGTGTTCTACACGATCAACTGCATCGACCGCGCCGCCCTGGGTGTCGCGCTGCCATCGATCACAGAAGACTTCCACCTGTCCCCGACGATGCAGGGCGTCATCCTCAGTGCCTTCTTCTGGAGCTACTGCCTGCTGCAGATCCCCGGAGGCCTCGCCGCTGACAAATTCGGCCCGCGCCGAGTCATTGGCGTCGCCGCCGCCATCTGGGGTGCCTTCACCGCCTTTGCCGGCCTCGCCGTCAACGGCGTCATGCTCATCCTCGCCCGCGTCGGACTCGGCGCATTCGAGGCGCCCTACATGGCGTCCGCGAGCAAGCTTGTCGCAGCCTGGATGCCGCCCAAGCGTCGCGCCAGTGGCGTCACGCTCATCGACTCCGGGGCACCGCTGGGTGCCGCGATCGGCGGCCTTCTCATCGCCTGGCTGATCTCGACCACCGGGTCGTGGCGCTGGTCCTTCCTCATCATCGGTGTCTCGACAATCGTCATCGGCATCCTCGTAGCCCTCTACATCCGCAACAAGCCTCACGAGCACCCGCACGTCAACGAGCAGGAGATCGCCCTCATCGAGGTCCCGGCCGAAGCCGAGGGTGAGAAGCCTGGCCTGAGCAAAGCCAACATCGTCGCGATGGTCATCGGTCGTCTCGCCTGGGCGATGGTCTTCTGGGGTCTCGTCACCTGGGGCCCGAGCTACCTGAGCGCGGCCCGCGGGCTCGACCTCAAGGCCATGGGTTTCGCGATCTTCCTCATCTTCCTCTGCGGCGCAATCGGAGAAATCCTCTCCGGCTTCCTCGCCGACCAGCTCCAGAAGCGCTTCTCCCGCAACGTCTCGTTCAAGCTCCTCTTCGGAGGCTCCGGGGCACTGAGTCTCGCCGCGCTCGTCGCGCTTCCGATGGTGTCGGATGCGGGAGTCGCCGTCGCCCTCCTCTGCGTCGGCGTGTTCTTCAACCTGTTCGGCGGCCTCTACTGGACCATCCCGGCGATGCTCGCCAAGCCTGACCGCGTCGGCCTCGTCGGCGGCGTCATGAACTTCGCCGGAACATCCGCCGGAATCATCGTGCCCATCGTGGCCGGAGTCCTCCTCGAGATCACGGGCGGCTACACCGCGGTGCTGATCTTCCTTGCCGGGGCAGCACTCGTCTACCTCGTCGGCTCACTGTCGATCAACTTCAACGGCACCAAGAAGAGCGACACGCAGGAGAAGGAACTGGCGCATGCCTGAGACGGATGCCGCGGCGGCGGGCTATGACGGACCCGTCATCGACGCCCACCACCACGTCTGGGACCTCCGACGCAACCTCCACCCCTGGCTGACCCCCGAGGGCAAAGTGGCACACCGCTACGGTGACTACAGCGCCATCAAGCACGACTATCTGGCCGCCGACTTCCTCGACGACATCGAGGGCACGCCGGTCGAAGCCAGCGTGTACATGGAAGCCGAATGGGATCCGAGCGACCCTCTCGGCGAGGTCGAGTACATCCGTGAGATCAGTGCGACCACAGGCGTGCCGGGGGCGATGGCCGCGCAGGCGTGGCTGAACGCGCCGGATCTGGCCGAAGTCCTCTCCTCCTACGCGGCGACGGGCATAGTGCGCAGCGTTCGGCACAAGCCCGGCGGCCCAGCGACACTCGCTGCCGTCGGAAGCGAGCGCACGCTCATGAGCGACGACGCGTGGAGGGCTGGCTACGCCCTCCTCGAGGAGCACGGGATGCACTTCGAGCTGCAGACACCGTGGTGGAACCTTCCCGAGGCCGTCGAACTGGCGAAGGACTTCCCGGCCACGACCCTCGTGATCAACCACTCCGGCGTGCTGCTCGACCGCGAGCCGGAAACGCTCGCAGGATGGCGCGCAGCCATCGACGCGGCCGCCGCCCTTCCGAATGTGGTGATCAAAGCATCCGGGCTCTGTGTCGAAGGCGTGCCGTGGAGTGTCGACCTCAACGCCCGCGTCGTGCTCGACATGGTTGCCGCTTTCGGGGCAGAGCGCGTCATGTTCGGCAGCAACTTTCCGGTCGACGGCATGTTCACGACATACCGCGGGCTGCTCGACGGTTACCGCGAGATCACGAGCGTGCTCTCGGCATCTGAGCAGCGCGCGTTCTTCCACGATACGGCGGCGCGAGTGTACCGGCCGACGCCGATCGTGGGCGATTCAGTACTCTAGGCGAATGGCCCAGAACCCGACCTCGGAAGCGCCGCTCATTCCCGAGCAGCGTAGGGAGAAGATACTGCGCCAGCTGCACCGGGAGCAGGTTCTGAGCGTCCACCAGCTCACCGAGATGCTGGGGGTCTCCCATATGACGGTGCGGCGAGACATCGCCGCACTGGAGACGGATGGGAAGGCCCTCGGCATCCCGGGCGGCGTGCGGCTGGCGAGCCATGTGCGTACCGAACCGAGCCGCGTCGACAAGTCGGCGCTCGAGCCGCAGCGAAAGGCAGGCATCGCACGCGTCGCCGCCGGGCTCATCCGCGACGAGATGGTGATCTATCTGGATGCGGGAACAACGACGCTCGCGATCGTCCCGCACCTCGCGGGCCTCACAGGGCTCACCGTCATCACCAATGACTTCGCCATCGTCGACGAGCTGTCGCTGCTCGGCGGCGTCGAGGCCGTGCACATCGGCGGTCAGGTCGAATGGGCCAACCGTTCCACCGTCGGAACGATAGCGGCGCGCACGCTCGCACGGCTCAACACCGATCTTGCCTTCATCAGCGCGAGCTCGTGGAGTATGCACCACGGCGTGACAACCCCGTCGCCGGGCAAGGTCGAGGTGAAGATGGCGGCCATCTCGTCGACCTCCGACGCGGTGCTCGTCGCCGACAGCTCCAAGTACGGCACCTTCAGCATGTATTCGGCGGTCGAGCTGCGTGAGTTCAGCTCCATCGTGACCGACTCCGAGCTGAGCGAGGGGGCCGCGGAGGGCATCCGCGCCCTCGATGTCGAGCTCACGCTCGCGCCCCCGGCGGAATAGCGAGCGACGATCCGTCGGCACTCCTGCGGGGTCGGTGGTGCCGCCTACAATTGGGCGGGACATGACCTTCATCCCCACCGCTCCCGACCTCCTCGACGGCCTCAACCCGCAGCAGAGGCAGGCCGTCGACTATCGCGGCCCTTCGCTGCTCATTCTCGCGGGTGCCGGCTCCGGCAAGACGAGCGTGCTGACGCGCCGCATTGCGAGCCTGCTGCAGAATCAGGATGCCTGGCCGAGCCAGATCCTCGCCATCACGTTCACCAACAAGGCCGCCGCCGAGATGCGCGACCGTGTGGAGGGTCTCATCGGGCAGGCCGC
Coding sequences within it:
- a CDS encoding (Fe-S)-binding protein translates to LLNPGVLVAPRPLDADLRRPQALPLPKVRGFALDHDGGDFTKAVHRCVGVGKCRADNTASGGFMCPSYLATGDEKDSTRGRARVLQEMANGTLVTGGWQSPEVQESLDLCLSCKACASDCPAGVDMAAYKSEALFRRYEGRMRPVTHYVLGWLPRWARLASPFARILNPLLQWRPLQRLVLWAGGMDARRSVPRFADVSFSRSRRTPRGLRDRALARSSRNQPTQNSRAGLETAALEGGTSTSGLPTTRGLRDRALARSSRNPAPRVLVWADSFSDNFSPSIAHASVAVLEAAGYEVVTPKPVCCGLTWITTGQLTAARAKLSALLDEFTPYVDAGVPILGLEPSCTAVLRSDLLELLPDDPRSARVAAATHTLAELLAAPEPIGPGARWSPPRLDGTDVLVQPHCHQHAVMGFDADTRLLEGLGASVTALAGCCGLAGNFGMEKGHYEVSVAVAENALLPALRTRASETVFLADGFSCRTQADQLGATRGIHLAELLAEAL
- a CDS encoding Bax inhibitor-1/YccA family protein; protein product: MANPAFSNSPAFASGAKAASYTKPVSSEELDAMYGRPSATPTDTGRMSYEDTIVKTLIAFAVLVATAVVGWMVPILMIPGAIAGLVLALVNIFKKQPSRGLILAYAAAEGLFVGGISYVFGSGFGYDIVPQAVFGTLGVVGVTLALFLSGKVRATPKMTKIFLVGMVGYAMFSLVNFGLVAFGATESMFGLRDANPIVSIGLGILIVLLAAYSLVMDFENVKTGVERGAPRVFGWQAAFGIMVTVVWLYVEILRLLAIFRD
- a CDS encoding zinc ribbon domain-containing protein gives rise to the protein MPTCPSCARQLSPEWKFCIHCGADLSAAEPAAPITDAPAPLLEVPVADAPVADAPVADAPLADAPTSVAEIREAIQGETVPAAIRPEPAQTASDTAGDASETPAAPASRRTAQKTERQKTKLDVPLLIGVVLGIAGVALIVYMGIELFGPGR
- a CDS encoding glycerophosphodiester phosphodiesterase family protein, with protein sequence MARHPARPSLGPASRPLVIAHRGASGYRPEHSRAAYELAFAMGADAVEPDIVPTRDGVLVLRHENEISGTTDVAEHPEFASRRATKTIDGIALTGWFTEDFTWAELSTLRVRERLPKLRDASTTFDGADGILRLTDLLAMLDAAGRPVGLVAEIKHAAYFESIGLPLDELFAAELRQAGWANDERLTVESFELDVLHLIRGRGIRASYVYLVEASGAPADRVARDGDAARAYADDVTPNGLAELALLVDGISVDKRMLLRADADGNTLGLGTIVERAHAHGLTVFCWTLRAENRFLGKNLRRPGGAARWGNWLEEFQLILSSGIDGVFADQPDLAIEARARL
- a CDS encoding class II aldolase/adducin family protein; the protein is MTDKRNRLIEAGRELVDAGLSPGRSGNMSIRDGDTILMTPTNSSLGSLRADELSVVALDGTHLDGPRPSKEVPLHLAMYARDPRDTAVVHVHSASATALSCLEPWSAHTAIMPVTPYLLMKVGQVPLFPYFAPGDPRQADAIRSSPLEFRGALLANHGSIAAFPTLAQAQTAVGEIEEAAQTALLLHGRPYRLLDDAQIRELTTANGTPWTPAQAREGVATTV
- the otnK gene encoding 3-oxo-tetronate kinase; its protein translation is MQLLGCIADDFTGATDIGAALVKAGYRTAVTIGHATVESADSVDAVVVALKTRTTPVDDAVDASTAAYDALVAAGADRFYFKYCSTFDSTETGNIGPVTDALLDRTGASTAIMVPSFPANGRTVYQGHLFVGDALLSDSSMRNHPLTPMTDANLERVLAPQTSRPVRRIGLATVRGEQDALTAAITETPGLVILDAIDDSDLARIAAATPAEVLLTGGAGLAAQLTPKEPREAAGALTPTPGRRLVVSGSASEATRGQVSAASDRMPSLHLDLDALGERFDAEIDRILDWAEDHWAAQPDAPVLVYATGSAADLEATATTREEASELIEAALARIASRGVDAGVRQLIVAGGETSGSVVSALGITELLIGPEIAPGVVWANATVDAGPTISIALKSGNFGSEDMFSTAWEHLA
- a CDS encoding homoserine dehydrogenase codes for the protein MNIEALLKEADGAPIRIALTGANGAYARTLLAQLLLVPSLHPAILCDLDLEGLRATLSELGYPAERLVLAAEASDAPSDAIILSDDVTSIGELGFDILVEATGNPAIGYQAALSALESGHHVAMVSKEVDSIAGSHLLRVAARNDVVYTLAGGDQPANLLGLISWVRTLGLDIVAVGKSSEYDLVLDPDTGQLSQLDETIDGSGMLDHLDLGTSVTETLAKRAEVVEALNRRATADYCEMAVVATNGGFSADVERLHYPVARTAELADIYSLQEDGGILSAPGRIDVFSALRLRGEASFAGGVFVVVRTHDSATWRILAEKGHVVSRNERYAAIYLPYHFMGIETPLTLLAIARLGLATGYSQARGDTLLAGRAARDLPTGTVLSMGGHHHDVAGVNPVLVERGTVPVGTAPLYVLSFATTVRDIRAGELIAIDDVSGYDPVLLAASTTS
- a CDS encoding MFS transporter, which encodes MSSSATATKPRATGKATSVRWSIVVVLFVFYTINCIDRAALGVALPSITEDFHLSPTMQGVILSAFFWSYCLLQIPGGLAADKFGPRRVIGVAAAIWGAFTAFAGLAVNGVMLILARVGLGAFEAPYMASASKLVAAWMPPKRRASGVTLIDSGAPLGAAIGGLLIAWLISTTGSWRWSFLIIGVSTIVIGILVALYIRNKPHEHPHVNEQEIALIEVPAEAEGEKPGLSKANIVAMVIGRLAWAMVFWGLVTWGPSYLSAARGLDLKAMGFAIFLIFLCGAIGEILSGFLADQLQKRFSRNVSFKLLFGGSGALSLAALVALPMVSDAGVAVALLCVGVFFNLFGGLYWTIPAMLAKPDRVGLVGGVMNFAGTSAGIIVPIVAGVLLEITGGYTAVLIFLAGAALVYLVGSLSINFNGTKKSDTQEKELAHA
- a CDS encoding amidohydrolase family protein, producing the protein MPETDAAAAGYDGPVIDAHHHVWDLRRNLHPWLTPEGKVAHRYGDYSAIKHDYLAADFLDDIEGTPVEASVYMEAEWDPSDPLGEVEYIREISATTGVPGAMAAQAWLNAPDLAEVLSSYAATGIVRSVRHKPGGPATLAAVGSERTLMSDDAWRAGYALLEEHGMHFELQTPWWNLPEAVELAKDFPATTLVINHSGVLLDREPETLAGWRAAIDAAAALPNVVIKASGLCVEGVPWSVDLNARVVLDMVAAFGAERVMFGSNFPVDGMFTTYRGLLDGYREITSVLSASEQRAFFHDTAARVYRPTPIVGDSVL
- a CDS encoding DeoR/GlpR family DNA-binding transcription regulator, which codes for MAQNPTSEAPLIPEQRREKILRQLHREQVLSVHQLTEMLGVSHMTVRRDIAALETDGKALGIPGGVRLASHVRTEPSRVDKSALEPQRKAGIARVAAGLIRDEMVIYLDAGTTTLAIVPHLAGLTGLTVITNDFAIVDELSLLGGVEAVHIGGQVEWANRSTVGTIAARTLARLNTDLAFISASSWSMHHGVTTPSPGKVEVKMAAISSTSDAVLVADSSKYGTFSMYSAVELREFSSIVTDSELSEGAAEGIRALDVELTLAPPAE